In Spinacia oleracea cultivar Varoflay chromosome 5, BTI_SOV_V1, whole genome shotgun sequence, a single window of DNA contains:
- the LOC110789993 gene encoding uncharacterized protein, whose product MAEDLVLDTTIRDWVLIPLSVVMVLIGILRYFVSKLIRTFQNPDGKIVKEGQVVIRARNLRSSADFIPPKSFRARRTYYSNEENGILHVPKGQAPNPQAQMFSDPNMAMDMMKKNLSMIIPQTLTFAFVNFFFSGFVAAKIPFPLTQRFRSMLQNGIDLSTVDVSYVSSRSWYFLNLFGLRGLFSLILGEENAMDDTQRMMQMGGFGFDPSKSLGAEKDSLDIVQHDWVLPKFEQRAEAVLRKLAK is encoded by the exons ATGGCGGAAGATCTCGTATTAGATACAACGATTAGAGACTGGGTTTTAATACCCTTATCAGTCGTCATGGTTCTCATTGGGATTCTTCGTTACTTCGTCTCTAAGCTCATACGCACCTTCCAAAACCCTGACGGCAAGATCGTCAAAGAAGG GCAAGTTGTAATTAGGGCGAGGAATTTGAGGTCCTCTGCTGATTTCATCCCTCCCAAATCGTTTCGTGCTCGCCGTACCTATTACAGCAATGAG GAGAATGGAATTCTACATGTTCCCAAAGGCCAAGCTCCAAATCCCCAAGCTCAAATGTTCTCTGACCCAAACATGGCCATGGATATGATGAAGAAAAATCTATCAATGATTATACCTCAG ACGCTCACTTTTGCTTTTGTGAACTTCTTCTTCTCTGGGTTTGTGGCAG CCAAAATCCCTTTCCCTCTGACTCAGAGGTTCAGGTCAATGCTTCAGAATGGTATAGACTTGAGCACTGTTGATGTGAGCTATGTCAGCAGCCGATCATG GTATTTCCTCAACTTATTTGGACTTCGGGGTTTGTTCAGCCTAATTCTAGGGGAGGAGAATG CTATGGATGACACACAACGCATGATGCAAATGGGTGGATTTGGCTTTGACCCATCAAAG AGCTTGGGCGCTGAGAAAGACAGCCTTGACATTGTTCAGCATGATTGGGTCCTTCCCAAATTTGAGCAGCGAGCTGAGGCAGTCTTAAGGAAACTTGCTAAGTAA